The genomic DNA TCGGCGATCTCCGGGCCGGTGAGGCCGCGGTTGAGCAGGCGCAGCGTCTGGTCGTGGAGGTAGGCGTAGACGTCGCGCTGCGCGGTGAGGAACGCGGTGATGTCCTCCCGGCCCCAGGTCGGCCAGTGGTGGGAGGCGAAGACCACCTCGGCGCGGTCGGCGAAGAGGTCCTGGGCCTCGGAGAGGTAGCGGGCCCAGATCCGCGGGTCGCGGACCAGCGCGCCGCGCAGGGTCAGGATGTTGTGCAGGGTGTGGGTGGCGTTCTCGGCCATGCACAGGGCCCGGCGCTGCGGGAAGAGGAAGTTCATCTCGGAGGGCGCCTCGGTGCCCGGGGTGAGCTGGAAGACGATCTCCACGCCGTCGATGGTCTCCCGCTGGCCGGTGCGGGTGATGTCGAGGGTCGGCGCGACCAGGCTGACCGTTCCGGTGGATCCGGCGGCGCCGAGGCCGCAGCCGATCTGCCCGGCGGGGTGGACGGGCAGGCCGATGCCGTACATGAACATGGCGCGGCGGGTCATGGCGGTGCCGGCGTAGACGTTCTCGCTGACGGCGTGCTCCAGGAAGCCGGCGGGCGCGAGGACCGGGACCGTGCCGTCCCGGCCGTGCGGGACGATCGCCCGGGCGCCGCCGAAGTGGTCGGCGTGCGAGTGGGTGTAGATCATCGCGGTGACCGGGCGGTCGCCGCGGTGCTCGCGGTACAGGGCCAGGGCCGCGGCCGCGGTCTCGACGGAGATCAGCGGGTCGATGACGATCACCCCGGTGTCTCCCTCGACCAGGGTCATGTTGGACATGTCGAGGCCGCGCACCTGGTAGATGCCCTGCGTCACCTCGTACAGGCCGTGCCGGGCGGTGAGCTGTCCCTGCCGCCACAGGCTCGGGTTGGCGGTGTCCGGGCACTCGGCGTCCAGGAA from Kitasatospora terrestris includes the following:
- a CDS encoding alkyl/aryl-sulfatase, with the translated sequence MTDLDFADTTDFENADRGFLGTLADPRITGPDGRVVWDAAAYAFLDAECPDTANPSLWRQGQLTARHGLYEVTQGIYQVRGLDMSNMTLVEGDTGVIVIDPLISVETAAAALALYREHRGDRPVTAMIYTHSHADHFGGARAIVPHGRDGTVPVLAPAGFLEHAVSENVYAGTAMTRRAMFMYGIGLPVHPAGQIGCGLGAAGSTGTVSLVAPTLDITRTGQRETIDGVEIVFQLTPGTEAPSEMNFLFPQRRALCMAENATHTLHNILTLRGALVRDPRIWARYLSEAQDLFADRAEVVFASHHWPTWGREDITAFLTAQRDVYAYLHDQTLRLLNRGLTGPEIAEEITLPLAVERTWSTRGYYGSVSHNVKAIYQRYLGWFDGNPAHLWEHPPVEQARRFTADYGGIAAITAKGREYAAAGDLRFAATLLNHAVFAQPEHRPAREALAEVYDRLGHGAENGTWRNFYLTAAMELRGTLAEVDINLGNPEVTLALTVEQLIDSLAIRIDGPRAWDTRLTVDWRITDLEQAWRLTLSNGALTYRPLPSSADPEHPADLTLTLTKPQLLGVLAGQGLDGITLDGDPAVLARLVALLDTPDPNFAVVTP